From Xylocopilactobacillus apis, a single genomic window includes:
- a CDS encoding phage tail spike protein, with protein MATDFLDYPKLYTKASDDLTTGGLGEFVEATWSIKAASDGFPVLTMNYPSSGRLAKQLKLGYVIMADAGWTWHRQLFRIDSIEPVISDDTQPMFTITATHISADISTDVLSKDVKLVNSTPDSIFHNVLDNLAEPLPQATINTDIFDTASVNWLMTDGKQIQDLMFGNDNDSMKSLFYGEWFFDNYNYNFKHSAGRDTGLVVEYGSNVLSYQEVDQLTDTYTGVVPFAKFTPDPETDSGGDPNDPAKPDPKKIKDYDGVADVQYVGPTGAPIYTTPFSDQKLTGQKLKNGTYYKVLKVVDDGGEKGHTWYCLGTNQWIDAVYLTFDKDGAYIATKCTGIGTVGYNLDNPESKRRVTRDIGVLTVQYTGRGGVAIWNSPFNPKSKTGTYLSNGKYYKVSKEATDEKGHKWYCLGTNQWIDEQYVTFSKNGDYIYNAVTGFGTVSADEGTAVWTNPGHYGKKTKRVLKKGTRWKIFAMTTEGAETWYSLGNDQWVLGKDFSFSDSRDVEPKAPDDKEEENPSGKIPVWTTPGKYQHKTGQYLNSGTQWKILAKAEAGDGTWYCVGKDQWVNGSYITFKQPTDVEPKEPEQDLTNENKNAIEEVTVTLPETYITGYDANKYERQRLVAFDASEYNVKTVEQLRAVTNAYIIDNHIGKLNYSITVSYQEMTGELANLSHVGLFDIVTVHIEPFDVHVKGEVIEVNWDGNNKRNASVTIGNRPATITHQLQRYADEVSKTVTNTVNTSVDNKLTETQSKIDDAKGQATHAQISADGKSTIYYGENPPSDAIGEDGDTYFQISKDPHKPCIMWLKIKGHWVQMFAEGYDTALRDQVKQANKEADDEIRAAGFENAQKLYEAVSDHGDKITTIRAGVQGIQTQVTGFDHALAGTQSDLNRVQSQITQLPDLIDAKITANNNGLTARISESVSNGLARITLSAGSATSYNDAYIQLSNDGRTSQVNLGGDMIHITGQTLIDDAIIQSSKIANLDAGKITTGELRGINLIGAEHVTLSNGSSNVDISPWGMTLTGDSPHIQIGSDYQHGNLKVFGDANVTNNLAVDGQIIWLFNRNAYIRVDAQTGALWYHGGPGWSHNYKINMTEY; from the coding sequence ATGGCGACGGATTTTCTAGACTACCCAAAACTTTACACTAAAGCAAGCGATGATCTGACCACTGGTGGCTTAGGTGAGTTTGTCGAAGCTACATGGAGCATTAAGGCAGCGTCAGACGGTTTCCCAGTCCTTACGATGAACTATCCGTCATCCGGGAGACTTGCTAAACAGCTTAAGCTCGGATACGTCATCATGGCGGATGCGGGCTGGACTTGGCACCGACAGCTTTTCAGAATCGATAGTATTGAGCCCGTGATCTCGGACGATACTCAGCCGATGTTTACGATCACAGCGACCCACATCTCTGCTGATATCTCAACGGATGTCTTAAGCAAAGACGTCAAGCTGGTCAACTCAACGCCCGATTCAATCTTTCATAATGTCCTGGACAATTTGGCGGAGCCTTTACCACAAGCCACAATCAATACTGATATCTTTGATACGGCTTCGGTGAATTGGCTGATGACGGACGGCAAGCAGATCCAGGATCTGATGTTTGGGAATGATAATGATTCAATGAAGTCGCTTTTTTACGGAGAGTGGTTTTTTGATAACTACAATTACAATTTCAAGCACTCGGCTGGACGCGATACTGGGCTTGTTGTCGAGTATGGCAGTAATGTATTGAGCTATCAAGAAGTAGATCAGCTTACTGATACTTACACGGGTGTCGTACCCTTTGCGAAATTCACGCCCGACCCAGAAACGGACAGCGGGGGTGATCCAAATGATCCCGCCAAGCCTGATCCTAAAAAGATCAAAGACTATGACGGGGTAGCTGATGTCCAGTACGTCGGACCGACGGGTGCACCGATTTACACCACGCCTTTTAGCGATCAAAAGCTGACAGGTCAAAAACTTAAAAACGGCACTTATTACAAGGTGCTTAAAGTAGTCGATGATGGTGGGGAGAAAGGTCATACATGGTACTGTCTTGGCACTAATCAGTGGATTGACGCAGTCTATCTCACTTTTGACAAAGACGGAGCTTACATCGCTACTAAGTGTACAGGGATTGGGACGGTCGGATATAATCTCGACAACCCAGAGAGCAAAAGAAGAGTCACTCGTGATATCGGTGTCCTGACTGTCCAGTACACGGGTCGTGGTGGTGTGGCGATCTGGAACTCGCCTTTTAATCCAAAGTCAAAGACGGGAACTTACCTATCAAATGGTAAGTACTACAAGGTAAGTAAGGAAGCGACCGACGAGAAAGGTCATAAATGGTACTGTCTTGGTACTAATCAATGGATTGATGAACAGTACGTCACTTTTAGCAAAAATGGGGATTATATCTACAATGCGGTGACTGGCTTTGGTACTGTAAGTGCTGACGAAGGAACAGCGGTCTGGACTAATCCAGGACACTACGGTAAGAAAACAAAGCGGGTACTTAAGAAGGGCACGCGTTGGAAAATCTTTGCGATGACAACGGAAGGTGCGGAAACATGGTACAGCCTCGGAAACGACCAGTGGGTACTTGGGAAGGATTTCAGTTTTTCTGACTCACGGGACGTCGAGCCAAAAGCCCCGGATGACAAAGAAGAAGAGAATCCATCCGGCAAAATTCCTGTTTGGACGACACCAGGAAAGTATCAGCACAAGACTGGTCAGTATCTTAACTCCGGGACTCAGTGGAAAATTTTGGCAAAAGCGGAAGCGGGAGATGGTACGTGGTACTGCGTAGGAAAAGATCAGTGGGTCAACGGGAGCTACATCACTTTTAAACAGCCAACTGACGTTGAGCCGAAAGAACCAGAACAAGATCTTACCAACGAAAACAAAAATGCAATCGAAGAAGTGACGGTTACTTTGCCTGAAACCTACATCACAGGATATGACGCTAATAAATACGAAAGACAACGCTTAGTAGCGTTTGACGCGTCAGAGTACAATGTGAAAACTGTCGAGCAACTCAGAGCAGTCACGAACGCTTATATCATTGACAACCATATCGGGAAGCTCAACTATTCAATCACAGTATCATACCAGGAAATGACCGGCGAACTTGCGAACTTATCGCACGTCGGTCTTTTTGATATTGTCACTGTCCATATTGAACCCTTTGACGTGCATGTCAAAGGTGAAGTGATCGAAGTCAACTGGGACGGAAACAACAAGCGTAATGCAAGTGTCACGATAGGTAATCGCCCTGCGACTATCACCCACCAGCTACAAAGATATGCAGACGAGGTAAGTAAGACAGTCACGAATACGGTCAACACTTCGGTAGACAACAAGCTGACCGAGACTCAGTCAAAAATTGATGACGCTAAAGGTCAAGCCACGCACGCGCAGATCTCGGCTGACGGTAAAAGTACGATTTACTATGGCGAAAATCCACCGAGTGATGCAATTGGTGAAGACGGAGATACGTATTTCCAGATCAGTAAAGACCCGCACAAGCCGTGTATCATGTGGCTTAAGATTAAAGGTCACTGGGTGCAAATGTTTGCGGAAGGCTACGACACAGCACTCAGAGATCAAGTCAAGCAGGCCAATAAGGAGGCAGACGATGAGATTAGAGCGGCGGGTTTTGAAAATGCACAAAAGCTTTATGAGGCTGTCAGTGACCATGGTGACAAGATCACGACCATTAGAGCGGGAGTCCAAGGAATCCAAACACAAGTAACAGGCTTTGACCATGCTCTCGCTGGAACTCAAAGCGATCTAAATCGCGTCCAAAGTCAGATCACCCAACTTCCGGATTTAATTGATGCCAAAATTACCGCAAACAACAACGGTTTGACGGCACGAATTAGTGAATCGGTAAGTAATGGCTTGGCTCGGATCACACTATCTGCTGGGTCGGCAACGTCTTATAACGATGCCTATATCCAGCTGAGTAATGACGGTCGTACGTCCCAAGTCAATCTTGGCGGTGATATGATCCACATCACGGGTCAGACCTTGATCGATGATGCGATAATCCAAAGTTCTAAGATAGCAAATTTGGACGCAGGAAAGATCACGACTGGCGAACTGAGAGGCATCAATCTGATCGGTGCTGAGCACGTCACTCTTTCAAATGGCAGTTCAAATGTTGATATTTCTCCTTGGGGTATGACACTGACCGGTGACAGTCCACACATCCAAATCGGGTCGGACTATCAGCACGGAAATTTGAAGGTCTTTGGCGATGCCAATGTGACAAACAACCTCGCCGTCGATGGTCAGATCATTTGGCTTTTTAATCGAAATGCTTATATCAGGGTTGACGCACAGACTGGCGCACTTTGGTATCACGGGGGCCCAGGCTGGTCACATAACTACAAAATAAATATGACGGAATACTAA
- a CDS encoding transglycosylase SLT domain-containing protein, whose protein sequence is MTKFLKDPLGNVTKMISNAVSGMFDSLGSFGELAHGMIDKMLQPVADWFKSHLAPLKKKHDDEEKEKASTNAPTAGIAMGAEYWRPFVLQALQMNGLSESLAGVVLSQISTESGGNPHAINLWDSNALAGHPSKGLMQTIDSTFNAYAFPGHHDIWNGFDNILAALNYAKQRYGSNLAFLGHGHGYANGGIASTPSIFGEAGPEMAIPLDSLKSSRGYELLGRTMSIFASRDGLNKSASTDDSSLGDKLDTVITLLKQILLNDPAQTIDALAGKIDITTQVNLDGNKLARGISQPMQKILAKTMGQQKRGLNV, encoded by the coding sequence ATGACGAAATTCTTGAAAGATCCACTTGGGAACGTCACGAAAATGATTAGCAATGCCGTGTCGGGCATGTTCGACAGTCTTGGCAGTTTTGGCGAACTGGCGCACGGTATGATCGACAAAATGCTCCAGCCGGTGGCGGACTGGTTCAAGTCGCACTTGGCTCCACTTAAAAAGAAACACGACGACGAAGAGAAAGAAAAGGCCAGCACAAATGCACCAACGGCAGGAATCGCGATGGGTGCGGAGTATTGGCGACCTTTCGTACTTCAAGCTCTTCAAATGAATGGGTTATCAGAAAGCCTGGCGGGGGTAGTTCTTTCTCAGATCAGTACAGAGTCGGGTGGTAACCCACACGCAATTAATCTCTGGGACAGCAATGCACTTGCTGGACACCCTTCAAAAGGGCTGATGCAGACAATCGACAGCACTTTTAATGCGTATGCTTTTCCAGGGCATCACGACATCTGGAATGGCTTTGACAACATCTTGGCTGCGCTTAACTATGCTAAGCAAAGATACGGAAGTAACTTAGCTTTCCTTGGTCATGGTCATGGATATGCAAACGGCGGGATCGCGTCAACTCCTTCAATTTTTGGCGAAGCGGGACCAGAAATGGCAATACCACTTGACAGCTTGAAAAGCTCTCGTGGCTATGAGCTTCTCGGTCGGACGATGTCGATCTTTGCGAGTCGTGATGGGCTCAACAAGAGTGCTAGCACTGATGACAGCTCACTTGGTGACAAGCTTGACACGGTCATCACGCTACTTAAGCAAATCTTGCTTAACGATCCAGCTCAAACTATTGACGCGTTGGCGGGCAAGATTGATATTACAACGCAGGTCAATCTCGATGGCAATAAATTAGCAAGAGGTATTTCTCAACCAATGCAAAAAATTCTAGCAAAAACGATGGGACAACAGAAAAGAGGCCTAAATGTCTAA
- a CDS encoding tape measure protein, giving the protein MVNTIDTEIHLNGSQPVQTLKSLKSEVSSLTSAWKAEEIQLKSSGDSLQAAKAKYDGLSQAVNKQKDYIAKLKQEQGQIDQSTNRGAESYAKFGTQIENANRKLASMESQQTRAKDSWKYYESGVAESKKKLDEISASSEAYVKRLQAEGREQEANKAKLSALKSSYSEMQNLYSKQAGELDRIARESGKASDAYKKQEIRVNELGAKLATTKNDMTELSAATSKVKSSPFLRLKEALGGASKEAKEGATSFKSFLGATVIGNAVSNSISTFTSKAKEAFNVGMELNKTIGKIKATWVNMGKSDSDINNLINQMESLRIKTGYSADEVGTLQRSVDALTHGDTNKTLKITEGLSQVGLASKLSGEQVDALGKSFLRLASRDKINATAMAKIESIAPTISKALAGAAGVSEATFAKMVNDGQITGEKLQDLMVKASSQGENVFTTFAKSAGGAQVQIKRLWEDLSQRFSAPIFSVRATGLSDVAQILSSPVLKTAASTMGEGLKKIADYGISFLNYLNTHKAVLSGIVGDIWDITKTLASDVWKIFSDVFKNIVSSFNALSGNAVKSKDPLTQVKTLLDSISKNKEGIELVAKAVASLIAIKGITGFASKIANVAGSLKQISKTTIGSDGGTLGKLVGSGSSVKTAVSEGATATSKVGAVAGGLGVAVGAGFDLLGAIKAKNSDEKFKKYGSTLGDLIGGGIGLAFGGPAGAAIGGTIGHLLGDLGGKGAKGFMDGWTKVGKGQKPEGILQTIGFDAKKLLTQVTKTISSLTKPVTEAFKKVFSPVAKALKPVLTPMLKEFSSFSKSVDKALKPVSKVFSTVFKDVGKAIGPALKDVKSFIKDGLDVLGKAFQVTTKLISTVWNTAWGLMGKRLKEEWAIIGPTVKAGISVISKVLTATLRVISTVWLSTWNNLKTVVSGAWNIIKTTVKSALNVIKDIFKVVLDVLRGNWRAVWNDVKKIFSDVFNGIVSIAKSILGSLANVIKSAIDGIKSVWKSVWGSISDIFSSVMKGLRGIAVGAFNGVLGVINAAIGAINGVWHFFSGHNALNKLSYIKKAKGGTVGKEHLTMVNDGLGNDWKELIQRPNGELFMSQKKNEIMPLEEGTRVYNGFETKQIMQTFGIEHYAGGGIIGGLVRPLVEQLTGQKVQPKMLVSGSATSGMQ; this is encoded by the coding sequence ATGGTAAATACGATTGACACAGAAATACACCTTAACGGGAGTCAACCCGTCCAGACTTTAAAGTCACTTAAAAGCGAAGTAAGCTCTTTGACCTCGGCTTGGAAGGCAGAAGAAATTCAACTTAAAAGCTCAGGCGACAGTTTGCAAGCAGCCAAAGCAAAATACGATGGCTTGTCGCAAGCAGTCAACAAACAAAAGGATTACATCGCGAAGCTTAAGCAAGAGCAAGGTCAGATCGATCAGAGTACAAATCGTGGAGCTGAGAGTTACGCAAAATTTGGTACTCAGATCGAAAATGCGAACCGAAAACTTGCTTCAATGGAGTCACAGCAGACTAGGGCTAAAGACAGTTGGAAATACTACGAGTCAGGTGTCGCTGAATCTAAGAAAAAGCTTGATGAGATCTCAGCGAGTTCAGAGGCTTATGTCAAAAGACTTCAAGCGGAAGGACGAGAGCAGGAAGCCAACAAGGCTAAACTGTCAGCTCTAAAATCTTCTTATTCTGAGATGCAAAATCTTTACTCCAAGCAAGCGGGGGAGCTTGATCGGATTGCAAGAGAATCTGGCAAGGCTTCGGACGCTTACAAGAAGCAGGAAATTAGGGTCAACGAGTTGGGAGCTAAGCTAGCCACCACTAAAAATGACATGACGGAACTAAGTGCGGCGACTAGTAAAGTGAAGTCGTCGCCTTTTTTGCGCTTAAAGGAAGCACTTGGTGGAGCTAGTAAAGAAGCAAAAGAAGGAGCAACAAGCTTCAAGAGTTTTCTAGGTGCTACCGTGATCGGAAATGCGGTTTCAAACAGTATCAGTACCTTCACGAGCAAAGCTAAGGAAGCCTTTAATGTTGGGATGGAGCTCAATAAAACCATTGGTAAGATCAAAGCTACATGGGTCAACATGGGTAAGAGTGATTCTGACATCAACAATCTTATCAATCAGATGGAAAGCCTAAGAATTAAGACGGGCTATTCTGCTGATGAAGTAGGTACACTTCAAAGATCAGTTGATGCCTTGACTCACGGTGATACAAATAAAACTTTGAAAATTACCGAGGGTCTATCGCAGGTGGGTCTGGCGTCTAAGTTGTCAGGAGAGCAAGTCGATGCACTTGGTAAGTCTTTTTTGCGACTTGCAAGTCGTGACAAGATCAATGCAACGGCGATGGCAAAGATTGAAAGTATTGCCCCAACAATTTCTAAAGCGCTAGCAGGTGCAGCAGGAGTTTCAGAAGCAACTTTTGCAAAGATGGTAAACGACGGTCAGATCACGGGTGAAAAGCTACAAGACTTGATGGTCAAGGCTTCGAGTCAAGGCGAGAATGTCTTTACGACTTTTGCCAAATCGGCTGGTGGTGCTCAGGTACAGATCAAAAGACTTTGGGAGGATTTATCTCAACGCTTCTCAGCACCTATTTTTAGTGTCCGTGCAACGGGACTTTCTGATGTAGCACAAATCTTATCAAGTCCTGTTTTGAAAACCGCAGCAAGTACGATGGGTGAAGGACTTAAAAAGATTGCTGATTATGGGATTAGCTTTTTAAATTACCTTAATACACACAAGGCCGTCTTAAGTGGAATTGTCGGTGATATCTGGGATATTACGAAGACACTTGCAAGTGATGTCTGGAAAATTTTCTCAGATGTTTTTAAAAATATTGTTTCATCTTTTAATGCACTGAGTGGTAATGCGGTAAAGTCAAAAGACCCCTTGACACAAGTCAAAACTTTACTTGATAGTATTTCCAAAAATAAAGAAGGTATTGAGCTTGTAGCTAAAGCGGTAGCGAGTTTGATCGCGATCAAGGGAATTACGGGCTTTGCAAGTAAAATTGCCAATGTTGCAGGATCGTTAAAGCAGATATCTAAGACGACTATCGGAAGTGATGGTGGTACTTTGGGAAAGCTGGTCGGGTCTGGAAGCAGTGTAAAAACTGCTGTATCCGAAGGGGCAACAGCCACGAGTAAAGTTGGGGCTGTAGCAGGAGGACTCGGTGTCGCGGTTGGTGCTGGGTTTGATCTTCTAGGCGCTATCAAAGCTAAAAACTCCGACGAAAAATTTAAAAAATATGGAAGTACTTTAGGTGATCTAATCGGAGGTGGTATTGGTCTAGCTTTTGGTGGTCCCGCGGGTGCAGCAATTGGTGGTACAATTGGTCACCTCTTAGGTGATCTTGGTGGTAAGGGAGCTAAGGGCTTTATGGACGGCTGGACAAAAGTAGGGAAAGGTCAAAAGCCAGAAGGTATCCTTCAAACAATTGGCTTTGATGCAAAGAAGCTTCTTACGCAAGTTACAAAAACAATTTCCAGCCTTACAAAACCCGTAACCGAAGCTTTTAAAAAGGTTTTTTCACCAGTAGCAAAAGCACTTAAGCCCGTCCTTACACCGATGCTAAAAGAGTTTAGCTCTTTTAGTAAGAGTGTAGACAAAGCGCTTAAACCAGTAAGTAAAGTTTTTTCAACAGTCTTTAAAGATGTAGGAAAAGCAATTGGTCCTGCTCTTAAAGATGTCAAAAGTTTTATTAAAGACGGTCTTGACGTCTTAGGTAAAGCTTTTCAAGTGACAACTAAACTAATATCAACTGTTTGGAATACCGCTTGGGGACTAATGGGCAAACGACTTAAAGAAGAGTGGGCGATCATCGGTCCTACAGTAAAAGCAGGCATTAGTGTGATCAGTAAAGTTTTGACAGCAACGCTAAGAGTAATATCTACCGTTTGGCTAAGCACATGGAATAACTTAAAAACAGTCGTCAGCGGTGCATGGAACATCATCAAAACAACAGTTAAATCAGCGCTTAATGTGATAAAAGACATTTTTAAGGTTGTATTGGATGTGCTTCGTGGTAACTGGAGAGCAGTGTGGAACGATGTCAAAAAGATCTTTAGTGATGTCTTTAATGGCATTGTAAGTATTGCAAAAAGTATTTTAGGCTCACTCGCAAATGTCATCAAAAGTGCAATTGACGGAATCAAAAGCGTTTGGAAATCCGTTTGGGGTTCTATTAGTGATATTTTCAGTTCGGTCATGAAAGGACTGCGAGGAATCGCGGTTGGTGCTTTTAATGGAGTTCTTGGTGTCATCAACGCCGCGATCGGTGCAATCAATGGTGTCTGGCATTTCTTTAGTGGCCACAATGCTTTAAATAAATTGAGCTACATCAAAAAGGCTAAAGGCGGAACTGTCGGTAAAGAGCATCTGACGATGGTTAACGACGGTCTAGGTAATGACTGGAAAGAGCTAATCCAAAGACCTAACGGAGAACTCTTCATGTCTCAAAAGAAAAATGAAATTATGCCTTTAGAAGAAGGCACCAGAGTATATAACGGTTTTGAAACTAAACAGATCATGCAAACTTTCGGTATCGAGCACTATGCTGGCGGCGGAATTATCGGGGGATTGGTAAGGCCGTTGGTGGAGCAATTGACTGGGCAAAAGGTACAGCCGAAGATGTTGGTAAGTGGATCGGCGACAAGTGGGATGCAATGA
- a CDS encoding phage tail tube assembly chaperone produces the protein MIKGNKVVFDASLVGLKKVEIKPTQAIAKKALSFMKSEAELEVKLRELSEGTEPEALKMLEMITAQEELLESTNTFVFDVLKLTKAQKEKFEDLSIADSIVFAMNLSQAVMGMEAPEKGNQKSE, from the coding sequence ATGATTAAAGGAAATAAAGTGGTTTTTGATGCTTCTTTAGTTGGCTTAAAAAAAGTAGAAATTAAGCCGACTCAAGCTATAGCAAAAAAAGCTCTGTCTTTTATGAAGTCAGAGGCAGAGCTAGAGGTAAAGCTAAGAGAATTGAGCGAAGGTACTGAGCCAGAAGCTTTGAAGATGTTAGAAATGATCACAGCTCAAGAAGAACTTTTGGAAAGCACTAACACTTTTGTTTTTGACGTTTTGAAGCTGACAAAAGCTCAAAAAGAAAAATTTGAAGACCTATCTATAGCGGATAGTATCGTTTTTGCAATGAATCTTTCCCAAGCAGTTATGGGTATGGAGGCTCCTGAAAAGGGCAACCAAAAAAGCGAGTAA
- a CDS encoding phage tail protein, translating into MATKGFKFALVGLLDKDGKLISDPAKGVGAHGIFSVNAETSKGTVGANMTGLEGTATALYGSDQKVDTTYGLAQPQVAFSANDMPYDVVEKMLGHVANDYGGFDAVPGQKPDVAMIYATRSFRTGRFVYKLFFHGSCSQPEKNEQTDNQQENIVADALTYSPSANTKNGAPYTTVYQDEPNFNLKKMLQAVYPGIADGLVDENGVTSDGSNSQPNTPNPNTPNPNTPNP; encoded by the coding sequence ATGGCAACAAAAGGATTTAAATTCGCACTTGTCGGATTACTCGACAAAGACGGAAAACTTATATCAGACCCAGCGAAAGGGGTTGGAGCGCACGGGATTTTCTCCGTTAACGCGGAAACATCAAAAGGTACTGTAGGTGCAAACATGACGGGCTTAGAGGGTACAGCAACGGCTCTTTATGGATCCGACCAAAAAGTAGACACAACTTACGGACTGGCACAGCCACAGGTCGCTTTCTCGGCAAATGACATGCCGTACGACGTGGTGGAAAAAATGTTGGGGCACGTCGCAAATGATTATGGTGGGTTCGACGCGGTTCCTGGTCAAAAACCAGACGTAGCGATGATCTACGCAACACGATCATTTCGTACAGGAAGGTTTGTGTATAAACTCTTCTTCCATGGATCGTGCTCTCAGCCGGAAAAGAACGAACAGACCGATAATCAACAGGAGAATATCGTCGCTGATGCTTTGACTTATTCTCCATCAGCAAACACAAAAAATGGTGCTCCGTACACGACTGTGTACCAGGATGAACCAAATTTTAATTTGAAGAAAATGCTACAGGCAGTGTATCCAGGAATTGCTGATGGCTTGGTAGATGAAAATGGGGTTACTAGTGACGGCTCTAACTCACAACCCAACACCCCAAATCCAAACACACCTAACCCAAATACACCTAATCCTTAG
- a CDS encoding DUF806 family protein, translating into MTAVQDAVRLLRQLPEIQNAYAWRIPSDKQSATNTTDALVTDVLNTSIHGSDQTEDTFETIAVNIFLGKGSNLSLDQLTKSVVSKFEQAGWTTNQISPTTIDPDTNQFTKIFQFTERTTN; encoded by the coding sequence ATGACAGCAGTACAGGACGCAGTACGACTGCTAAGACAACTACCAGAAATACAGAATGCTTACGCGTGGCGGATACCGTCAGACAAGCAATCGGCAACAAATACAACAGACGCTCTGGTAACAGACGTCTTAAATACAAGTATTCACGGATCAGATCAAACGGAGGACACCTTCGAAACGATCGCCGTGAATATTTTTTTAGGCAAAGGATCGAATCTCTCACTTGATCAACTGACAAAGTCAGTCGTTTCAAAGTTTGAGCAAGCGGGTTGGACTACAAATCAGATCAGCCCGACCACCATTGATCCCGATACCAATCAATTTACAAAAATATTTCAGTTCACGGAAAGGACAACAAATTAA
- a CDS encoding HK97 gp10 family phage protein, with product MADLSKELNDWLNSLQKHVNVTHEEKAEITGAGAKVYAEYLKKNTPVSSVNYSKGKQAGHASEKKKAHMRDMITYEPGLDAEKEKTGNTNVGYDGKYFNFVAMITNNGKRKMSAKEEANLHFVERSRKESEKAVQSAMEKKYREIKGN from the coding sequence ATGGCTGACCTATCGAAAGAGCTTAATGATTGGCTCAATAGTCTTCAAAAGCATGTAAATGTAACGCATGAAGAAAAAGCCGAGATTACTGGAGCTGGCGCAAAAGTATACGCAGAGTATCTGAAAAAGAATACCCCAGTATCTAGTGTCAACTACAGCAAAGGCAAGCAGGCTGGACACGCTTCTGAAAAGAAGAAGGCGCACATGCGCGACATGATTACATATGAGCCAGGACTTGACGCAGAAAAAGAGAAAACGGGAAATACAAATGTTGGCTACGATGGCAAGTATTTTAACTTTGTCGCGATGATCACAAACAACGGCAAACGAAAGATGAGTGCTAAAGAAGAAGCCAACTTACACTTCGTGGAGCGATCTCGGAAAGAATCCGAGAAAGCCGTCCAGAGTGCAATGGAAAAAAAGTATCGAGAAATAAAAGGTAACTAA
- a CDS encoding phage head closure protein, translating to MVQMSNPMRLDLKLKLGHMGGVGEDVNGLVTEGFVADKTVASDHWVRTQNQQISIQGTSLQGTRIFVVHHREDWDDLNFTHVQLKDKVFKIVTISPDVDDSPTSYDLVTVSEVEKNG from the coding sequence ATGGTTCAAATGAGTAATCCAATGCGATTGGATCTTAAGCTTAAGCTCGGACACATGGGTGGTGTTGGTGAGGATGTAAATGGTCTGGTCACGGAAGGCTTTGTGGCTGACAAGACTGTTGCTTCTGACCACTGGGTTAGAACTCAAAATCAGCAGATCAGTATCCAGGGAACATCTTTACAGGGAACTAGAATTTTTGTGGTCCATCACCGCGAAGATTGGGACGATCTGAATTTCACGCACGTCCAACTTAAAGACAAAGTCTTTAAAATCGTCACGATTAGCCCTGATGTTGATGACTCACCAACGAGCTATGACCTAGTGACAGTGAGCGAGGTAGAAAAGAATGGCTGA
- a CDS encoding head-tail connector protein: protein MTITTDDLKRSLRLLDDDVDSDKLAQLQSYLDAAKSYVDGAVGGDDDFYNSTENQDIYKTVVLALATAYYQNPSAVTTGSVTNVNLVLDNIIMQLRVRLLRKRNNENGSNE, encoded by the coding sequence ATGACTATCACGACTGATGATCTAAAGCGATCCTTACGGTTGCTTGATGATGACGTGGATAGTGACAAGCTGGCACAGCTCCAGTCATACCTTGATGCAGCTAAAAGCTACGTTGATGGTGCGGTTGGTGGTGATGATGATTTTTACAACAGCACGGAGAACCAAGACATCTATAAAACGGTGGTCTTAGCTCTCGCAACTGCTTACTATCAAAATCCTTCAGCTGTTACAACTGGGTCAGTTACTAATGTCAATCTTGTTTTAGATAACATCATTATGCAGTTACGAGTGCGACTTTTACGAAAAAGGAACAACGAAAATGGTTCAAATGAGTAA